The following are encoded in a window of Bacteroidales bacterium genomic DNA:
- a CDS encoding Hsp20/alpha crystallin family protein, whose amino-acid sequence MMRWNPESPLSDLFDNLFRDSANEKMERRSYDCTPSTNILEKNESFELHLALPGVKKEDIQIDLEKNILNIQSKKKANEQPENGIKYNRREFVYGTFCRTFTLPDTIDKEKIKADMTDGILKVVLPKKQEAKVTKEIKIS is encoded by the coding sequence ATGATGAGATGGAATCCTGAATCCCCGCTATCTGACCTGTTTGATAACCTGTTCAGAGACAGCGCAAATGAGAAGATGGAGAGAAGGTCTTACGATTGCACACCATCGACCAATATTTTGGAGAAAAATGAGAGTTTTGAGCTACACCTTGCTTTGCCTGGAGTAAAGAAAGAGGACATTCAGATCGATCTTGAAAAAAACATCCTGAATATCCAATCGAAAAAGAAAGCAAACGAGCAACCTGAAAATGGGATTAAGTACAACAGAAGGGAATTTGTTTACGGAACTTTTTGCCGCACGTTCACTTTGCCCGACACCATTGATAAAGAGAAAATTAAGGCTGATATGACTGATGGAATCCTAAAGGTGGTTTTACCTAAAAAACAAGAGGCAAAAGTTACCAAAGAAATAAAGATTTCGTAA